A window from Candidatus Paceibacterota bacterium encodes these proteins:
- a CDS encoding M64 family metallopeptidase: protein MKNLQKGFVVQSIIGLLTLLLIAGGAYYAGTLKKLTSIIDKDFVEDSNMDSLVQEKGDILIRQLPISTSTLNLVNVELLPTPHRGANITEFSLGQVFEISTIFNMSNSLSEIDLKNINIEVSVPDGRVVAVIELECEKTQNIFYCANNVWNTSNLQSGQKQYKFSVSGTDSLKKKVLGSIVREFTFKDVSKNLCKAVYSQNNIDNVNENKFNLVFVGSGYSNVIGESFSEVFTKVSSKLIDLNAIGHGLFSIDPFRGNKDLFNFWYIDKSYPLEQCTLINNSCPREDILKLAENCQYPNSYVVEVHDRNAYDQEVGASARSIVVAMPYFKFSDPTQFADIDSLQRTFVHEFGHTFSDLGDEYVLFPEQKSTPVQINIQKLKSIFQAQKNIFYGTLNECQKEAPWRNIAGTGCFEGAGKIGFNAFRPTENSLMRDQFLDPFTFGAYNSSLIIKTFDHFLIKSKIINSENL from the coding sequence ATGAAAAATTTACAGAAAGGTTTTGTTGTTCAAAGTATAATTGGATTATTAACTCTACTCCTTATTGCTGGTGGGGCATATTATGCAGGGACGTTAAAAAAATTGACTTCTATAATTGATAAAGATTTCGTTGAAGATAGTAATATGGATAGTTTAGTACAAGAGAAGGGAGATATCCTTATTAGACAATTACCTATATCAACATCTACACTAAATTTAGTAAACGTCGAATTGCTCCCAACTCCTCATAGGGGAGCAAATATAACTGAGTTTTCTTTAGGACAAGTTTTTGAGATATCTACGATTTTTAATATGAGCAATAGTTTGTCAGAAATTGATCTAAAAAATATTAATATTGAAGTATCGGTACCTGACGGTCGTGTCGTAGCTGTTATTGAACTTGAATGTGAGAAAACTCAAAATATTTTCTATTGTGCAAATAATGTGTGGAATACGAGTAATTTACAAAGCGGGCAGAAGCAGTATAAATTTAGTGTAAGTGGCACAGATTCACTTAAGAAGAAAGTCCTAGGTTCTATTGTCCGCGAATTTACATTTAAGGATGTATCAAAAAATTTATGTAAAGCAGTGTACTCTCAAAACAATATTGATAATGTTAATGAAAACAAATTTAATTTAGTTTTTGTTGGAAGTGGATACTCTAATGTAATTGGAGAATCATTTTCAGAAGTTTTCACAAAAGTTTCATCTAAATTAATAGATCTCAATGCTATTGGCCATGGACTTTTTTCCATTGATCCTTTCAGAGGTAATAAAGATCTTTTTAATTTTTGGTATATAGATAAATCATATCCTCTTGAACAATGTACGCTTATAAATAATTCTTGTCCAAGAGAAGACATTTTAAAATTAGCTGAGAATTGTCAATACCCAAATTCTTATGTTGTGGAGGTTCATGATAGAAATGCATACGATCAAGAGGTTGGGGCTTCAGCCAGAAGTATTGTGGTTGCAATGCCGTACTTCAAGTTTTCAGATCCTACACAATTCGCAGATATTGACTCTCTCCAAAGAACATTTGTTCATGAATTTGGGCATACTTTTTCGGATCTTGGTGATGAATATGTGCTTTTTCCTGAACAAAAATCGACTCCTGTCCAGATAAATATTCAGAAACTGAAGTCGATTTTTCAAGCCCAGAAAAATATTTTTTATGGTACTTTAAATGAATGTCAAAAAGAAGCCCCTTGGCGTAACATTGCCGGCACAGGATGCTTTGAAGGGGCTGGGAAAATTGGTTTTAATGCTTTTAGACCGACAGAGAATTCCCTGATGCGTGATCAATTTCTTGATCCGTTTACTTTTGGGGCATACAACTCTTCTCTTATTATTAAGACATTTGATCATTTCCTAATTAAATCAAAAATAATAAATAGTGAGAATTTGTAG